One Hevea brasiliensis isolate MT/VB/25A 57/8 chromosome 5, ASM3005281v1, whole genome shotgun sequence genomic region harbors:
- the LOC110632893 gene encoding uncharacterized protein LOC110632893 — MGLCSMRIRRFLIAFSHVFLAFGSQFHLCPKLRGFVRNCLKQQLKQQREQEKDKAQRQPETKTKDKSQANEETKDKATTDAKSSPETNELTTKPRTNNQTADDKQTTESNKETTHSTTQPETNNQTTTDTDSSNSSNNETTADESNENELTDNETTNETADESKELKQTTDEDETTELTQPEKEIETNKHSYLHLQLSKSSPETTHESKELTEKAPSQGAKPERKDKGRDGIPDKEPNDDFFPFNKKCIRKIMLMLLEMRSLIISLLVEK, encoded by the exons ATGGGTTTGTGTTCAATGAGAATCCGTAGGTTCCTTATTGCTTTTTCCCATGTCTTTCTTGCTTTCG GAAGTCAATTTCATTTATGCCCAAAATTACGGGGTTTtgtaagaaattgtttaaaacAACAACTCAAACAACAAAGAGAACAAGAGAAGGATAAAGCACAGAGACAACCGGAGACCAAGACGAAGGATAAGAGCCAAGCTAATGAGGAGACCAAAGATAAGGCGACTACTGATGCCAAGTCTTCCCCTGAGACTAATGAGTTAACCACTAAACCACGGACCAATAATCAGACTGCTGATGATAAGCAAACCACTGAGTCAAACAAGGAAACCACTCATTCAACCACACAACCAGAGACCAATAATCAGACTACTACTGATACTGATTCAAGCAATTCAAGCAATAATGAGACGACTGCTGATGAAAGCAATGAGAATGAGCTCACAGATAATGAGACGACTAATGAGACTGCTGATGAAAGCAAAGAGCTGAAGCAAACCACTGATGAAGATGAAACCACAGAGCTGACACAACCAGAGAAAGAGATTGAGACCAATAAGCACAGCTATCTTCACTTACAACTTTCCAAGTCTTCCCCTGAAACTACTCATGAAAGCAAAGAGCTCACAGAGAAGGCGCCTAGCCAAGGTGCCAAGCCAGAGCGGAAAGATAAGGGCAGAGATGGAATACCAGACAAAGAACCT AATGatgatttttttccttttaataagAAGTGTATTAGGAAGATCATGTTGATGCTTCTGGAGATGCGCAGCCTTATAATCTCGCTACTGGTAGAGAAATGA